The region GCTTCTTGGCCGACAAGATGACGCCGGGCGCCTTCACCGGCAAACGGGTGATGCGCCTGCTGCCGCCGCTGGTCTTCGCCATGCTGGTGATCGTGCCGCCCCAGTCCTACTACGAGATCGTGGAGCAGGTGCCGCATATGGTCGAGCCCTATGGCGCCTTCTGGATCAAGTACGTGACGGCGTCGGGCAACTGGTGCGACGCCGACGGCTGCCTGATAACGCCGACCTGGAACCACATGTGGTTCGTGGCGTATCTGCTTGTCTATACGGTGATCCTGGGAGCCCTGCTGTTTCTGAGCGGCGGCGCCCTGCGGGCTCTGGGCGACAGACTTGATGGCGCTCTCAAGGGGCCGCTGCTTCTGGTCTTGCCGATCCTGTTCCTGGGCCTGATCCGCCTGTGGCTGCTGCCGCGCTTCGAGATCACCCATGCGCTGGTCGATGACTGGTACAACCACGCGCTGTCGTTCAGCGCCTTCCTGTTCGGGTTCTTGACCGCAAAGTCCGCGCGCATCCATGACGGCTTCATCCGCTGGCGTTGGGTGGCCCTGGGCCTGGCCCTGGCCAGCTATGTGGGCGTCGCTGCCTTTTCCTGGGTCCATCGCGAGGCGAGCGTGCCCCCGCCCGAGGCCATTCGCAGCGTCATGCGCTTCGTGTACGCCACCGACCAATGGT is a window of Caulobacter sp. NIBR2454 DNA encoding:
- a CDS encoding acyltransferase family protein → MTTPTIDRRADLDWIRVGAFFLLILYHVGMYYVPWDFHIKTAHPVAWLEPVMLFTNPWRLTLLFLVSGAATRFLADKMTPGAFTGKRVMRLLPPLVFAMLVIVPPQSYYEIVEQVPHMVEPYGAFWIKYVTASGNWCDADGCLITPTWNHMWFVAYLLVYTVILGALLFLSGGALRALGDRLDGALKGPLLLVLPILFLGLIRLWLLPRFEITHALVDDWYNHALSFSAFLFGFLTAKSARIHDGFIRWRWVALGLALASYVGVAAFSWVHREASVPPPEAIRSVMRFVYATDQWCFIAAILGFGALHLNKGGPVLRYLTVAVFPFYIIHQTLIIVVAHNLAKAGLPLGLEAIILIAATFAGCFATYEIVRRIPVVDVLFGLRPQPRKDVSG